Proteins from a genomic interval of Quercus robur chromosome 9, dhQueRobu3.1, whole genome shotgun sequence:
- the LOC126698657 gene encoding probable indole-3-pyruvate monooxygenase YUCCA5, producing the protein MENFFGFADHKDFFSRRCIWVNGPVIVGAGPSGLATAACLREQGVPYVVLEKADCIASLWQKRTYDRLKLHLPKQFCQLPKLPFPQEFPEYPTRIQFIEYLEDYAKHFEINPRFNECVQSARYDETSGLWRVKTSEAEYICHWLVVATGENAEVVQPDIEGLTEFKGDVMHVSEYKSGKKYEGKKVLVVGCGNSGMEVSLDLCNHNASPSLVLRDSVHVLPREILGKSTFELAVLMMKWLPLWLVDKLLLFLTWLSLGSIEKYGLKRPAVGPMQLKNTMGKTPVLDIGALDKIKSGGIKVVPGVKRFLHNQVELVNGEMLDVDSVVFATGYRSNVPSWLQESEFFSKNGFPKAAFPHGWKGNSGLYAVGFTRRGLSGASLDAIRIAQDIGQVWREETKQKKRTTACHRRCISQF; encoded by the exons ATGGAGAACTTCTTTGGTTTTGCTGATCATAAAGATTTCTTCTCTCGTAGATGCATTTGGGTTAATGGTCCAGTCATAGTTGGTGCTGGCCCATCTGGGCTAGCCACAGCTGCTTGTCTTAGAGAACAAGGAGTACCCTATGTAGTCCTTGAAAAAGCTGATTGCATAGCTTCCTTGTGGCAAAAGCGCACCTATGACAGGCTAAAGCTTCACCTCCCTAAGCAATTTTGCCAGCTCCCTAAGCTTCCTTTCCCACAAGAATTCCCTGAATACCCAACAAGGATTCAATTCATAGAGTATTTGGAGGACTATGCTAAGCACTTTGAGATCAACCCACGATTCAATGAGTGCGTTCAGTCTGCTAGGTACGATGAGACTAGTGGATTGTGGCGTGTCAAGACTTCTGAAGCTGAATACATTTGCCATTGGCTTGTGGTGGCCACAGGCGAGAATGCTGAGGTTGTCCAGCCTGATATTGAAGGATTAACTGAGTTTAAAGGTGATGTCATGCACGTTAGTGAGTACAAGTCCGGCAAGAAGTATGAAGGGAAGAAAGTACTAGTTGTGGGGTGTGGCAATTCTGGCATGGAAGTTTCTCTTGATCTTTGCAACCATAATGCCTCACCATCCTTGGTGCTTCGTGACTCG GTTCATGTCTTACCAAGAGAAATACTTGGGAAATCTACATTTGAATTGGCGGTTTTGATGATGAAATGGCTTCCCCTTTGGCTAGTTGACAAGCTCCTCTTGTTTCTTACGTGGTTGTCGCTCGGAAGCATTGAGAAATATGGGTTGAAAAGGCCTGCAGTTGGGCCAATGCAGCTCAAGAACACTATGGGGAAGACTCCTGTGCTGGACATTGGTGCATTGGACAAAATCAAATCTGGTGGCATTAAGGTTGTTCCTGGAGTCAAGAGGTTCTTACACAACCAAGTAGAACTTGTAAATGGCGAGATGCTTGATGTTGATTCAGTTGTTTTTGCCACTGGATACCGCAGCAATGTCCCTTCTTGGCTTCAG GAAAGTGAGTTCTTCTCCAAGAATGGATTTCCAAAAGCAGCATTCCCACATGGGTGGAAAGGAAACAGTGGACTCTATGCAGTTGGGTTCACAAGGAGAGGGCTCTCTGGTGCGTCCTTAGATGCCATAAGAATAGCACAAGATATTGGCCAAGTCTGGAGGGAGGAAACTAAGCAAAAGAAGAGAACCACAGCTTGCCATAGAAGATGTATTTCCCAGTTCTAA